In Arachis stenosperma cultivar V10309 chromosome 1, arast.V10309.gnm1.PFL2, whole genome shotgun sequence, one DNA window encodes the following:
- the LOC130950774 gene encoding DNA-(apurinic or apyrimidinic site) endonuclease 2: MKIVTYNVNGLRQRVAQFGSLRNLLNSFDADIICFQETKLRRQELTADLVMATGYESFFSCSRSSQKGRTGYSGVITFCRVKLAFASGEVALPVSAEEGFTGLMGNSEAYKVELPFLAEDIEEFSQDELLSVDSEGRCVITDHDHFVLFNVYGPRAGGDDEERIQFKQKFYQILQKRWESLLHKGRRIIVVGDLNIAPSAIDRCDAGPEFDNNEFRRWFRSILLENGGQFSDVFRTKHPDKREAYTCWSQSTGAEVFNFGSRIDHILCAGSCLHESDDMQCHSFVRCHVQECDILTQYKRAKPESILSAHRWKGGRSIKLEGSDHAPVFMTLVDIPDVSLHSTPSLSSRYVPMVHGLQQTIVSVLMKRQVSEGTEEPVEKTALPAMFPCDNSNYPPSQGSEGSILEFNDTCGSSPQEAVSKSGSEYTKSITMQCNVSKKKARNQWSQLSLMSFFKRSSNIENGADDSCTDNSDNKTETSQPDPCELETQSVCDNSDSPKQCRLDTDACDQNLAKLTESSIKKEKSNMASLEWQRIHQLMQNSIPLCKGHKEPCVARVVKKQGPNCGRRFYVCSRAEGPSSNPEANCGYFKWAASKSRNEKSSH, translated from the exons atgaagATAGTGACGTACAACGTGAACGGCCTTCGGCAGCGCGTAGCGCAGTTCGGTTCTCTTCGGAATCTTCTCAACTCTTTCGACGCCGACATCATTTGCTTCCAGGAGACCAAGCTCCGCCGTCAAGAACTCACCGCCGATCTCGTCATGGCCACCGGTTATGAATCCTTCTTCTCCTGCTCCCGCTCCTCCCAGAAAGGCCGTACCGGCTATTCCG GTGTCATCACATTTTGTCGTGTGAAGTTGGCATTTGCAAGTGGTGAAGTAGCCTTGCCAGTATCAGCAGAAGAAGGCTTCACTGGTCTTATGGGAAACTCCGAAGCTTACAAAGTCGAATTACCTTTCCTAGCGGAAGATATTGAGGAATTTTCACAAGATGAGCTTCTTAGTGTTGATAGCGAAGGGCGATGCGTTATCACTGATCACGATCACTTTG TTCTTTTCAATGTGTATGGACCAAGAGCCGGAGGTGATGACGAAGAAAGGATTCAgtttaaacaaaaattttacCAGATATTACAG AAAAGATGGGAGTCTCTTCTGCATAAGGGAAGGAGAATAATTGTTGTTGGTGATCTCAACATCGCGCCATCTGCAATTGATCGATGTGATGCAGGACCTGAGTTTGACAATAATGA GTTTAGAAGATGGTTCAGATCAATATTACTTGAAAATGGAGGTCAATTTTCTGATGTCTTCAGAACAAAGCATCCTGATAA AAGGGAAGCATATACATGCTGGTCGCAAAGTACAGGTGCTGAAGTATTCAACTTCGGCAGTAGAATTGACCATATTCTTTGTGCTGGTTCATGCTTACATGAATCAGATGACATGCAATGCCATAGCTTTGTAAGATGCCATGTTCAGGAGTGTGACATTTTGACACAGTATAAACGGGCTAAACCTGAAAGCATACTAAG TGCACACAGGTGGAAAGGAGGACGGAGCATTAAGCTGGAAGGATCTGATCATGCCCCAGTTTTTATGACTTTAGTTGATATTCCTGATGTCTCTTTACATAGTACTCCCTCTTTATCTTCTAGATATGTTCCCATGGTTCATGGCTTACAGCAAACTATAG TGTCAGTTTTGATGAAAAGACAAGTTTCTGAGGGCACCGAAGAACCAGTCGAAAAAACTGCTTTGCCTGCCATGTTTCCATGTGATAATAGTAATTATCCTCCAAGCCAGGGTTCTGAAGGTAGCATTTTGGAGTTCAATGATACTTGTGGAAGTTCTCCTCAGGAGGCTGTTTCAAAATCAGGAAGTGAATATACAAAATCAATAACCATGCAGTGCAATGTATCCAAGAAAAAGGCTAGAAATCAATGGTCCCAGCTCTCCCTTATGTCATTTTTCAAGAGAAGTTCAAATATTGAAAATGGTGCCGATGACTCTTGTACTGATAATTCAGATAATAAGACAGAAACCTCACAACCTGACCCTTGCGAACTTGAAACTCAGTCGGTGTGTGATAATAGTGACAGTCCCAAGCAATGTAGGTTGGATACTGATGCATGTGATCAGAATTTAGCTAAACTAACTGAGAGTTctataaagaaagaaaagagtaataTGGCTTCACTGGAATGGCAAAGAATTCATCAATTGATGCAGAACAGTATACCACTCTGCAAGGGCCATAAGGAACCATGTGTTGCTCGGGTAGTGAAGAAACAAGGACCTAATTGTGGACGCCGTTTTTACGTTTGCTCCCGTGCTGAG GGGCCTTCGTCTAACCCGGAAGCAAACTGTGGTTACTTTAAATGGGCTGCTTCAAAGTCTAGGAACGAGAAAAGCAGCCACTGA